A stretch of Rhinopithecus roxellana isolate Shanxi Qingling chromosome 12, ASM756505v1, whole genome shotgun sequence DNA encodes these proteins:
- the LOC104681114 gene encoding LOW QUALITY PROTEIN: killer cell immunoglobulin-like receptor 3DL1 (The sequence of the model RefSeq protein was modified relative to this genomic sequence to represent the inferred CDS: deleted 1 base in 1 codon): MSLMVVSVACVGFFLVQRACPYMGGQDKTFLSVRPSAVVPKGGNVTLRCYYRGGLYNFTNFTLYKDDRSHVPILHGRIFQESFLMGPVTPAHAGTYRCQGSYPHSPTEWSALSDPLAIRVTGVHKKPSLRALPGPLVKSGETVILQCSSDTVFEHFFLHSEVTFEEPLHLVGELHGGGSQANYSIGPMPSDPSGSYRCYGSVTHSPYVLSAPSDPLDIVITGKYEKPSLSAQPGPTVQAGENVTLSCSSESSFDMYHLSREGEAHELSLPAVPSVNGTFQADFALGPATHGGTYRCFGSFRTTPYEWSDPSDPLPVSVTGYPSRSWPSTTEPNSKTGNPRHLHVLIGTSVVMILFTIFFFLLHRWCSNKKNAAVMDQEPEGDRTVNREDSDEPDPQEVTYAQLDHCVFTRGKITRPSQRPKTPPTDTSVYMELPNAEPDRKLSSVHEHHHQALKGSSRETTALSQNQITRSNVPAAGI, encoded by the exons ATGTCGCTCATGGTCGTCAGTGTGGCGTGTGTTG GGTTCTTCTTGGTCCAGAGGGCCTGTCCATACATGG GTGGTCAGGACAAGACCTTCCTGTCTGTCCGGCCCAGCGCTGTGGTGCCTAAGGGAGGAAACGTGACTCTTCGGTGTTACTATCGTGGTGGGCTTTACAACTTTACCAACTTCACTCTGTACAAAGACGACAGAAGCCACGTTCCCATCCTCCACGGCAGAATATTCCAGGAGAGCTTCCTCATGGGCCCTGTGACCCCGGCACACGCAGGGACCTACAGATGTCAGGGTTCATACCCGCACTCCCCCACTGAGTGGTCGGCACTCAGTGACCCCCTGGCGATCAGGGTCACAG GAGTCCACAAAAAACCTTCCCTCCGGGCCCTCCCAGGTCCCCTGGTGAAATCAGGAGAGACGGTCATCCTACAATGTTCGTCAGATACCGTGTTTGAGCACTTCTTTCTGCACAGTGAGGTGACCTTTGAGGAGCCCTTGCACCTTGTTGGAGAGCTCCATGGTGGGGGTTCCCAGGCCAACTATTCCATCGGTCCCATGCCATCTGACCCTTCAGGGTCCTACAGATGCTACGGTTCTGTCACTCACTCCCCCTATGTGTTGTCAGCTCCCAGTGACCCCCTGGACATCGTGATCACAG GTAAATATGAGAAACCTTCTCTCTCAGCCCAGCCAGGCCCCACAGTGCAGGCAGGAGAGAACGTGACCTTGTCCTGCAGCTCCGAGAGCTCGTTTGACATGTACCATCTATCCAGGGAGGGGGAGGCCCATGAACTTAGTCTCCCTGCAGTGCCAAGCGTCAATGGAACATTCCAGGCCGACTTCGCTCTGGGCCCTGCCACCCACGGAGGAACCTACAGATGCTTCGGTTCTTTCCGTACCACACCCTACGAGTGGTCAGACCCGAGTGACCCACTGCCCGTTTCtgtcacag GATACCCTTCACGTAGTTGGCCTTCAACCACTGAACCAAACTCCAAAACCG GTAACCCCAGACACCTGCATGTTCTGATTGGGACCTCAGTGGTCATGATCCTCTTCAccatcttcttctttctccttcatcgCTGGTGCTCCAACAAAAAGA ATGCTGCTGTAATGGACCAAGAGCCTGAGGGGGACAGAACAGTGAACAGGGAG GACTCTGATGAACCAGACCCTCAGGAGGTGACATACGCACAGTTGGATCACTGCGTTTTCACACGGGGAAAAATCACTCGCCCTTCTCAGAGGCCCAAGACACCCCCAACAGATACCAGCGTGTACATGGAACTTCCAAATGCTGAGCCC GATCGAAAGTTGTCTTCTGTCCATGAGCACCACCATCAGGCCTTGAAGGGGTCTTCTAGGGAGACAacagccctgtctcaaaaccagaTTACCAGGTCCAATGTACCAGCAGCAGGAATCTGA